In Desulfobacter hydrogenophilus, the genomic stretch ACGGTTCATAAAACCGATGTCCTTGAGCATGGATCGCAGACATTTTTTTTGTTTATGCGGCATTGATCACATCCTGTGTCCATTCATTGATTTCTGATTCTTCTGGCTCTCCGTCAATCCTAAGCGACTCGCACACCAGGGTCGCACCAAGCTTTGCCAGCCTTTCTTCAAGGGCATCCACAGCCCCGCAGAAATGTTCATAAGATGAATCTCCACACCCGAACACGGCAAATTTCTTACCTGACAAATTTAAATCGCCATTCATATTTTCATAAAAAGGTGCAAAATCTTCCTGGAATTCGATCTCATCTTCTCCCCAGGTGGAACTGCCAAGCAGGTATAAATCAAATGCCTCATTTAGAATATCCACACCAACATCAGACACATTGATTTTCTTAATAGTGTAATTAGCGTTGGATAAATCTGTTGAAATGGTATCAGCAACAGATTCAGTATTTCCGGTGGTTGATCCGTAAACAATCAGTGCGTTACTCATAAGCTCCCCCAAAATTAATAATTAAGATAATTTATTTTTAGGTACAACTAACAATAAAAGCTAACAAATTTCATGTCAAGTTTTTTTTTTAGCCGAGGGTAATTTTTATGATGTGAATTTATGCGCAACGCTTGTAACCTAAATATTACACGCACCCTTTGGCCGGATTGGCAAGACTTCGGGCATGCAGTATTGGGGTGTAAATTAAGCTACGGCTCATGATCGGAATAAAAAATTCCAAAATGTGGTTTAGAATTTTCGTTCGTATTCAAGGCGTATCAATAAGGAGCATATTAAATATATGCTCCCATTGACACAACGAAGAAGACGGATGAAAAGGCAAACCATATGGAAAGTTTGATTTTGAACTTGGGCCTAAGCTGACCGGAACAAGCGATCAGCTATGAAAATTAAATCACGCCTGCCAGTTCATGCTTTAGGGATCGCCCCATAAGCCTTTCCACGGTTCTTTCCACAGGGCTGTTCTCAAACAAAACAGAATAAACTTCAGCGCAGATGGGCAAATCAACATTCAGCTTTTTTGACATGTTATAAACGGAGCGGGTGGTTTTAACACCTTCGGCCACCATGCGCATTTCCGAGATAATATCATCCAGGCACTTGCCCTGCCCGATCTGTTTGCCGACAGTGTAATTTCTGCTGAGAAACCCTGTGCACGTCAAAAACAAATCACCGACACCGGCCAGCCCGGAAAGAGTTAGGGGATCTGCACCCAGGCGGGTGCCCAAGCGGTTCATTTCCGTCAGCCCCCGGGTGATCAGGGCGGCCCTGGGATTAAGCCCCATATTCATACCGTCACAGGCTCCTGCAGCAATGGCGATAACGTTTTTCATGGCCCCGCCGATCTGGGTGCCGACAATATCATGGTTAACGTAGACCCGGAAATTAGGTGTAGAAAATACGTTCTGGATGAATTCAGCCACCTCATTTTTCAGCGCTGCCGCTGCCACCACAGTTGGTACTCCGGCAGCCACTTCCTTGGCAAAACTTGGGCCTGACAGCACGCCGAAATTGTGGTCAGGCAGAAAATCAATAATTTCGGACAGGATATCGGTCATGATCATGTGGGTTTTATTTTCAATCCCCTTGGACGCACTGACCAGAATGGTGCCCGGGGAAACAAACGGTTTCATCTGTGTGGCCACAGCGCGCATACAATGGGAAGGCACCACCATGAGCACAAGATCTTTTCCGGACACTGCTTTTTCAATGTCATTGGTGGTTACAAGCTCCGGAGGCAGGCTGAACCCGGGCAGAAAACTTCTATTTTCCCGATAAAGGGTAATTTCCTCTTTTACCTCGGGTTCAAAAACCCAGTGATCCAAGGTAAACCCTTTATCCGCAAGTAGTTTGGCAAGTGCTGTTCCCCAGGCACCTGCCCCGACAACGCCGATTTTTGTATTCATGATATCCATAGACGGTTTTATTCCTGCCCGTCCCGGCAAAATTTTGTCCGGGCGGATCATTGATTTGTTAAAAATTAGTTAGCTTTTATATATTAATTTGCCAAGAGATTCAACGTCAGTTTATATATCCTTTCTATATTATTTCTGCGTTTTTGCATGCCACCCACCCCACCTTATCTTTGGCAAAACGAATTTTCATGTAGTTGTCTTTTTTTTCCAGCACCCGCACCTGGGTTCCGGCATGCAGGTCAAACAAAAGTGTTGCATTCTCCATGGTTCCGGAACGTACACCGGCCTGTTCAGCAAGAATAACGGCCTTTACATCCGAGTTAATTCGGTTGTATTCAAGACCGGCCGCCAGGGTTATTCCTGCAAAAATCAGAAAAATAAAAATGCCGATACCTGAAAAAATCTGTCTGCTCCTCGCCTTTTGAGCCGTTGCCCAGATAAAAAAACAAAAAGAGAGTGTAATCGAGGCACACTGAAGCCATTTCAAAGACACCAGGCCCTGCCAGAAATAGAGGATACCAGAGAGGGAAAATTTAGGTTCTTTTTTATCTTTTACAAGGCTTTGGGCATGGGCCAGATTAAATTTTAAATCCGGATCCGACGGTGCAAGTTTTATTGCCCGCTCATACCAGAGGATGGCCCGGCCTAAATCCTTAGCTTTCAAATATGCATTACCTATATTGTAGAAAAGATCCGGATTGTTCACGCGTGTGTTGGCAATGGACTCAAACTGTGCCGCAGCAGCAGCATAATCCCCTGCATTATACGCGCGAACCGCATCCACAAACACACCAGCCGTGTCTTTTACAGCGTAAACTTGGTTTGGAACGATGGTGTTGGCAGTATCCTGGGCAGCCATGCCCGTACCCCGGAATATGAAAAGAGATAGTCCCACACAGGCCACAACCATGAGCGTACGGATCAGAGATGAAACCTGATCCAGACAGCTTCGTGCTGTGTTCTCGTCCATGGGCTTTCCCCCGAAACGGGCCGCGTCCATGGTATCCATCAGTTGAGTAACTTTGTTTACGGTTTCCTGGTCCCGGCCGCTGTGGGATAGAATCTGCCGGGCCTCGTCCCGGGTCAGGCTTTCTCCCCCCTTGTCACCCCGGGCCAGGACGGCATAGGTAAGCGCTGAAGACAGACCCGGTAGAAACCCGGGATCGTCAGGTGCAGTTTTACGCGATTTTTTAAGATACCCCCATGCTTTTTCACGGTATTGCTCTTTCAGGGATTTTTCCCTGGCACCAAACCGCATGGCCGTACTTGCCGCCCCAAACCCTAAAGCTGGCAGACAGACCAGAAAAACAAACCAGAACATGGACAGGCAGGGGCGTGAATGGATACTTGCAATATCTTCTTTTAAATCCAGAATATCCCTGTTCTGCAGCTTAACCTCGGATTTTTTGATCTTGGATGAAACCAGCGTCCCTGCACCCGTATTTGCGGCAGGGGTTCCATCCACAACGGTCACAGGACCGCCCGGCTGTACGTCAAGGGTTAAAGGGGTTGTGGTAATGGTTTTATATGTTTTTGAATCCGTATCAAAAAAAACCAAAAAAAGCCCTGGAATAACGGCCTTTCCGGGTACAGAGGCGACAAGGGCCTGCTTGAACACTTTGTGTCCCTCAAATCCCTGTTCGGTGACCTGTACATCTTGGGCCGGGGTGTCTTCATACACCTTGAATTTTGTCGTATCCAGGTTCAGGGTAGGCAAAGCCGCATCTATAATATTTCCCGTTCCCTTGATAATAACGGTCAATGTGGCGGATTCGCCTGTTTTCACCGTGTTTTTGTCCAATGCACTTGATATGGAAAATTTGCCCACAAGGCCTGAAAAGGGCTGATCGCCAATATATTCCGGCAAAGGAGAGACCGTCAGATGCACAGCATTGGACACCACGCGCACGGGCTTTGCCGGTGTGGTATCAAAAAAGGAATCCCGGAAAAACGAATCGTTAAATACGGAATTAAATTGATCACGTTGTCTGGTCCGCTGCATGGGCACCTGGGCCACAAAAACAGCCGGTGAAATGGTAAACTGCCCGGGTGCGTCCGCCTGGACCAGATATTTTGTCTCATTTACCATAAAAGCCCGGCCGTTGATGGTCCGGGTGTACTTGGACCAGTCCGTCAATTGCTTAGCCGTCAGGCCTTTAAACTGGGGGGCATCAAAGGAGGCGCCCTTGATCCGTTTTGCCGCGCACAGTTTCAGGGTATACACGGCCTGCTGTCCCGGCACGATGCCGTCGCTGCTCAGGGATGCTTCGGCAAAAAAATCGCCCTTGGCATCACCGGCCTGGGCTGAGGGTTCTTTCACCAGGATTTTTATCTCCCTGGTCAATACGGATTCACCGTCCTGGACACAGGTAATGGGTGGAATCGTCAGCACGCCGGTTTTTAAAGGAATCAGCATGTACCGGTATATGACTTTATGGCTCCATGTACCATTGACATAACTTCTGCTGGACTGGGTACCGGCGGGATTGACCTGGAACCCGGTTATGGAAGATGTATCCACGTCGGCCTCACCACCGTCCACAATCACCTGCAATGACACAACATCCTGGGGTGTAATACGGGTCTGGTCCACCTGGGCCGTGGCGGTAAAGGCAAGGGCCATGCAGGGCAGACAAAAGAGCAGAACTGCAATTGCCCAGACGGCCATATGGATATGCGTTCGGTTCATAATAGTAAAACTACCAATCCTTATCATTGTCTCGTACTCCGGTTTGGGGAATCAGGGCCATGCCGGGTTTATCTTCCAGGCGGTTGAGACGGTTTTCAAGCATTTTTGACTGTGCTTGCTGCATGTTATCCTGTCCTTTTTGCCCTTTCTCAGTTTTTTCTGCCTGGGCGGCCTGGGTTTGGGAATCCTTTGCTGACTGGTCCTGAGGCTGATCCGTTTTGGCCTGGTCCGTTTGGGGCTGGGTGTTTTTTTCAGATTTATTTTGCTGATTTTTATCGCCCTGATTTTTCTGATCCTGTTTAGGGTCCTGCCCCTGGTTCTGTTCTTGGGATTGGCCTTTTTGATCCTGGTTGTTCTGCTGATTATGATCTTGGTCCTTCTGGTTTTGATCTCCCTGATCCTTGTTGGGCTTGTCTTTATTCTGGTTCTCCTGATCTTTCCGGTCTTTATTCTGCTGATCTTGCTGCTGCTGTTTTTTCTCCTCAAGCTTTTTCTTTACAACCTCAAGATTTTCTTTGGCCTGGGTATCATCGGGAAACTCCTTGAGCAGGTTCTGATAGTCCTCAATGGCCTTATCCAGTTGATTTTTACGGTAATGGGTGTTGGCAAGGTTATACAGGGCATTGTGTTTAAGTTCCCTGTCCTTTGCATTCATAGCCTGGGCAAAGTTGGATTCAGCCAGGTCATATTCACCGGCTGCATAGGCAGCAGCCCCAATATTATAATAAAGACGAGGGTCATCCGGGTTTTCAAGCTGGGCGTCAATAAAATGTTTTTTTGCCTGCTGGAATTGCTTGTTGTCCCAGGCCTGTATGCCCTGCTTAACCGGAGAAGTCCATAACCCGGCCCGGGCAAGCCCCGGTGCCATAAGCCCCATGGCAATGGCCAGACAAATTAATGAACGCCCGCCTTTAACACTGTGTTTCCAGCCAGATCCCTGGGGAAAAAAAGTTTCAGCAAGCAGCAGCAGTACGCAGGGAAGCAAGACCCACTGAAACCGTTTTTCCCAGACCTTTTTGCGGCCCTGGGTCAGTTCCTTTCGCTCCATGGTGCCCAGAATATCACCGGAATAGATCTGTTCAAGGTCCATGTCCCCGGCCACAGACCGTACATACCGGCCCTGGGTCATGGCAGTAATTTTTTTAAGCATGGTTTCGTCCACTTTTGACAAAATAATATTGCCTGTACTATCTTTTTTGAACCCTCCGCCCTTAGCCGGAATCGGGGCACCGGCCGGGTCCCCTACCCCGATGGCGAAAATACGGATTTTCTCCTTGGCAAATTTTTCCACCACATTGGTCAAGGCGGCTTCATCACCGGCGGTATCCTCACCGTCCGTGATGAGAATGATGACTTTTCCCGCAGTGGATGAAGGATCTAATCCGTTGTAACAGGCGTCCAGGGCTGCGGTCAAATCCGTGCCCCCCACAGGCAGATAATCCGGGTCCAGGGCATCAAGGAAAATCCCGAATGCGTTGTAATCAAGGGTTAATGGGCATTGCAGCACAGCAGCCCCGGAAAAGGCCACAAGCCCGGCCCGATCCGAATGCATTAACCGGGTCAGATCAATGATTTCACGCTTGGCCCGGGTCAGCCGTGTGGGGGAAACATCCTGGGCCAGCATGCTGCGGGAACAGTCCAAAGCAATCATGATATCCACCCCTTTTTGGGTGGTTTTTTCCCAGCGGTACCCGGCCAGAGGGCCTGCCAGTGCCACCACGGCAAATCCCGTGGCAAGTAAGGCCAAAACCGCTTTTACCCATTTGGGGCCATGGGAAAAGCCAGGCAGGATATGATCAAACATAGACGCTTTCGCATACCGGGCAAGGATCTTTTTGTGCCGGAAAATGCCGTACACCAGCAATCCTGCCAAAGGCACAAGTCCCCACAGAAAAAACAGAATATGTGGGTGGTCAAATTTCATATGTACATCCTTTTACTCACTTAAGGCAACTCCAGAAGCCTTGTGCTGCCAAGGCACAGGCATGAAAGGTAAAGCAGCAGTCCCGGGATCAGGAACAGGGTATAAAGCTCCTTGTAATCCACCCATTTGTCCACCTTGACCTTTGTCTTTTCCATTGAATCAATCATCTTATAAATGGATGCAAGGCTGTCGGTATCCTTGGCTTTAAAAAAGGTGCCCCCGGTCTGTTTGGCAATTGAATCCAGGGCATCCCAGTCCATATCCACCTGGCGATACACATACTGCTTGCCAAAGAGCCCGTCCACAAGGAAAGGGACCTTGCCCCTGGAGCCCACGCCAATGGTGTGAATTTTAATCTTTCTTTGGGCGGAGATCTTAGCGGCCTCCTGCCAGGACAGTTCACCAGCATTGCTCTTACCGTCGGTGAGCAGAATAATAATATTCGACTTGGCCGGTATATCTTCCAGGCGCTTTAGTGAAATGCCCAAGGCATCGCCAATGGCGGTACTGGGTCCGGCAGCCCCGATCTTCAAATGATCGAGCATGAATGCAATGGTGTTGTAGTCCCGGGTCAACGGGACCTGGGTAAAGGCATGGGTGCCAAACACCACAAGGCCGATGCGATCCCCTTCCCGCTTCATGATAAAATCGGAAACCACCCCCTTGACCGCGTCAAGACGGGTGACAATCTTGCCGTCGTGTTTAAAATCAAGGGCTTTCATGGACCCGGACAGGTCAAGGGCCAAAACAATATTCACCCCTTCGGTCTCCACATTGATCTTGCGCTCTCCGGCCTGGGGCCGGGCAAGGGCAATGATCATCAGGCTTAAGCCCAACACCTTTACCAAGGGCATGAAACGGGCCGCCAAAACAGCGAAACTGAAAGGCACCCGGGAAGTACCGGTCAAACTTGACACCCGGAGACTGTGGTCCGAAGACTTGGGAATCCATTTGAATGAAAACCGTCTGGTATTTTTGGCCGTGTGAATCAGCAGCCAGATCCAGGGCAGGATAAGCAACAGCAGAAACCAAGGGGAGGCAAATCGAAACATCAGGCACCCTCCGCATCTTCTTTAGCTGTTGCATCTGCGATCATCTGTTCAATCCGGGCTACAAGACTGCCGGCAAGGGCCAGATCCTGCTGCATGCGCCCGGCATCCAGAGTCCCCTGGGCATCCAAGGGCATGTAACGGATGGGATCACACTGGTCCTGGAACTGAATCAATTCCGTTTTAAGCCCGATATCCAAATACTTGAGATTTTTTACAGCCCTGGCCATCTCCTGGGAGGTCATCTCGGAACAACTGATTTGGAACGTGCCTGAAACATAAGCCTTTAGAATACGGCTCAGTTCAAAATAAAAAATTTTGGCATCGTGGCCAAAGCCGGCCATGCACTGTTCCAGATCCCGCACCGCTGTCTCATATGGAGTGAATAAAGGAAGGGCATGGGCCACCTGTCTCTTTTTCTTTCTTTTTTTAAGCCAATACCGGATGATCAGGGCAATCAGCGCACAAAGCACCATTGCCCCTGCACCCCAAAGAAGCCCCCGGACCAGTCCCGGATCCATGCCTGTCATCACCGGCGGCCGTATGTCATGAATATCTTCAATCATCAGCGTCTACTCTCCCGGAGCATAAAATACCGGGTCAACACGTCGGATACACTATCTGCCGTGGTGACATCCACAAGATCCACCCGGGATTTGCTAAACACCGATTCCGTCAGGGTATGGATTTTCTGCCGTTGATCCGTATACCATTGCCTTATTTTTTTGCTGCCCGCATCCATGAGCGTTTCTTCCCCGGTTTCAAAATCCTTTACCCGCACAATACCGGCAGAGGGTAGGTGAAAAGCCCCGTCATCAAACACACGCATACCCACTACCTCATGCCGCCGGTTTAAAAGCCGCAAGCTTTTTTCGTATTCCGGAGAGAGATAATCGGAAATAACAAAGGCAAAACTGCGCTTTTTACTGATTTTTGCCATGAAATCCAGGACACACGCGATATCCGTGCCCACGCCCTCGGGCGCAAAGGTAAAAATCTCCTTGATCACCCGCCAGACATGGGCAGAACCCTTTTTAGGCGGGATATACTTTTCCACCTGGTCCGTGAAAAAAATAACCCCCACCTTGTCATTATTTTTAATGGCGTTGAATGCCAGAACCGATGCCAGTTCCGCCACTTTCTCAAGTTTGCTGCCCGAATGGGTCCCGAAATTTAAAGACGCGCTCATGTCAATGAGCAGCATGACAATGGATTCACGCTCTTCCCTGAAAAGTTTGACAAATACCTTGCCCGTACGCGCCGAAACATTCCAGTCAATGGACTTGACATCATCGCCCGGGGCGTACTCGCGCACCTCTTCAAATTCAATACCCGAGCCTTTGAACACAGACCGGTACTGCCCTGCCATCAAGGTATTGACGGTTTTGCGGGACTTTATATGAATTTGCTTAATTTTTCTTATGATATGGGCAGGAATCATTGCATGATCACCTGTAACTTAATTTGTAAGAAAATATTTATAACCTATACAAATCTTTAAGTTTTTATTGTGTGTTGACCCCTGTAGAAAAACCAGGTCAGCCCGTGGCTGTTTTTATGGTACTTCTACGGAATCGAACAAATCCGCCACCACCTGCTCGGTTGAAATCTCTTCGGCCTCGGCCTCAAAGGAGAGCAAAATTCTGTGGCGCAGCACATCAGGTCCGGCAAGTTTTATGTCCTGGGGCGTAACATATGCCCTGCCTGCAAGAAAAGCAGCAACCCTTGCGGCCTTGGCCAGGAAAATGGTTGCCCTGGGCGATGCCCCGAATTCGATGTAATGGCCGGTCTGCATTTTGCTGGATTCCGGATTTCGTGTGGCAAAGATCAGGCTAACAATATACTCTTTGAGTTTTTCATCCATATACACCTGATCCACCAGACTTTTTAATTCGGCAAGATCCTCACATGAAACAACGGGCGAGATCTCTTCTACTGCGGCAAAGCTTGTTTTTTTAAGAATTTCAAGCTCCTGGGCTCGGCTGGGATATTCCACCAGCACTTTGAGCATGAAGCGGTCCACCTGGGCCTCGGGCAACGGATAGGTGCCCTCCTGCTCAATGGGGTTCTGGGTGGCCAGCACCAGAAAGGGTGCGGGCAGGGTATAGGTGGCGTCGCCGATGGTCACCTGTTTTTCCTCCATGGCTTCCAGAAGTGCAGACTGCACCTTGGAAGGGGCCCGGTTGATTTCATCGGCCAAAATAATATTGTTGAATAACGGGCCTTTCCGGGTGATAAAATCCGTGGTTTTGGGCCGGTAAATCTCGGTACCGGTCAAATCCGCAGGCAAAAGATCCGGCGTAAACTGAATGCGTTTGAAATCTGCCTGGATAGCGGCGGCCAAGGCCTTAACTGCCGAGGTTTTTGCAAGCCCCGGCACCCCTTCAATGAGGACATGCCCGCCGGTGAGAAGGCCTGTCAGCAGGCCATCAACCAGTTTTTCCTGACCCACCAGGGTTTTGCCCACCTCGCTGCGGATACGGTTCACCAGAAGGTGGGCTTTTTCAATCTGCTTTGTGATTTCTTCCATAATTTGTTAATCCTTGTGTTCTGGCCTATTCCTGACCTTTACTTTTGACTTTTATTTTGAGTAGCCCCAGAAAAGGCCCGGACCTGAATGAACAAAATTTTCTTTTTTAATATAGTGCGCACAAATGTCGTGTCAAATGACAAAAAGATTATGTTCAGGATCAAGGCAATCACATGTAAACAACATACGCATCCCCAAGGTTGACACGATTCAACCCCTTTGTGCTATTTGATGGCAACCCCTTAATTTTTGGCTATGTTCCCTTTAATTATTGAGACCGAATGCCCGACAAAGACAAAATCGCTGTAATAAGGCTTAAAATCTGCTTTGATAGCCGCTGAAATCCTAAAATAGAAAAAAGACTTGACCATTATGATAATTAAAGTTAATTAATAATCATTATCGTTAATTATTGATGAGGCCAAGTGTGAAATCCCAAAAAACAAGATTTGAAATTATTATCCAAAAATTAAGGGATAATGGTCATAAGATAACACCCCAAAGGATTGCTATTGTGAAAATTATTGCTAAAAGTATAGGCCATCCAAGTGTTGAAGATATATATGATCAAATCAAAATCGATTTCCCCACGATGAGCCTTGCAACAGTATACAGAAATTTAGTATTAATTAAATCGTTTGGTGAAGTTCTTGAACTTGGTTTCCCAGATGGGAGCAACCGGTATGATGGGAATAAGCCTTACCCCCATCCCCATGTCATTTGTCTGAAGTGTAAAAAAATTGTCGATCCGAACCTGGACAGTCTGGATAATCTGACAAAAGAAGTAACAAAAAAAACAAATTTTAAAATTTTAAATCACCGGTTAGACTTTTTTGGTATCTGCAGTAATTGTTTGTCGAAAAAAGTTTAATATATTTTTTTATTATTGGTTGATAACGATTATTAGCTAATATTTCTTATCAATACTATAAAATAAGGAGAATAACATGTCTAATGAAGCAAGCAAGTGCCCTGTGATGCACGGTGGTGCAACGTCGACCAGTATATCAAACATGGAGTGGTGGCCCAAATCACTTAATCTTGACATTCTCCATCAGCACGATTCCAAGACCGATCCCATGGGGGCTGAGTTCAACTATCTGGAAGAACTAAAGAAACTGGATGTGGCCGCACTCAAGAACGACCTGCATGCCCTGATGACTGACAGCCAAGACTGGTGGCCTGCGGATTGGGGTCATTACGGTGGTCTTATGATCCGCATGTCCTGGCATGCCGCCGGCACCTATCGCATCGCTGACGGACGAGGTGGTGCCGGCACCGGCAATCAACGCTTTGCACCGATCAACTCCTGGCCGGACAACGTGAACCTTGACAAGGCGCGCCGTCTACTCTGGCCCATAAAGAAAAAATACGGCAACAAATTAAGCTGGGCTGATTTGATTGCTTACGCCGGCACCATCGCCTACGAATCCATGGGGTTGAAAACCTTCGGGTTCGCCTTTGGGCGGGAAGATATCTGGCACCCGGAAAAGGACACCTACTGGGGATCGGAAAAGGAGTGGCTGGC encodes the following:
- a CDS encoding BatD family protein — translated: MNRTHIHMAVWAIAVLLFCLPCMALAFTATAQVDQTRITPQDVVSLQVIVDGGEADVDTSSITGFQVNPAGTQSSRSYVNGTWSHKVIYRYMLIPLKTGVLTIPPITCVQDGESVLTREIKILVKEPSAQAGDAKGDFFAEASLSSDGIVPGQQAVYTLKLCAAKRIKGASFDAPQFKGLTAKQLTDWSKYTRTINGRAFMVNETKYLVQADAPGQFTISPAVFVAQVPMQRTRQRDQFNSVFNDSFFRDSFFDTTPAKPVRVVSNAVHLTVSPLPEYIGDQPFSGLVGKFSISSALDKNTVKTGESATLTVIIKGTGNIIDAALPTLNLDTTKFKVYEDTPAQDVQVTEQGFEGHKVFKQALVASVPGKAVIPGLFLVFFDTDSKTYKTITTTPLTLDVQPGGPVTVVDGTPAANTGAGTLVSSKIKKSEVKLQNRDILDLKEDIASIHSRPCLSMFWFVFLVCLPALGFGAASTAMRFGAREKSLKEQYREKAWGYLKKSRKTAPDDPGFLPGLSSALTYAVLARGDKGGESLTRDEARQILSHSGRDQETVNKVTQLMDTMDAARFGGKPMDENTARSCLDQVSSLIRTLMVVACVGLSLFIFRGTGMAAQDTANTIVPNQVYAVKDTAGVFVDAVRAYNAGDYAAAAAQFESIANTRVNNPDLFYNIGNAYLKAKDLGRAILWYERAIKLAPSDPDLKFNLAHAQSLVKDKKEPKFSLSGILYFWQGLVSLKWLQCASITLSFCFFIWATAQKARSRQIFSGIGIFIFLIFAGITLAAGLEYNRINSDVKAVILAEQAGVRSGTMENATLLFDLHAGTQVRVLEKKDNYMKIRFAKDKVGWVACKNAEII
- a CDS encoding NAD(P)H-dependent glycerol-3-phosphate dehydrogenase, whose product is MDIMNTKIGVVGAGAWGTALAKLLADKGFTLDHWVFEPEVKEEITLYRENRSFLPGFSLPPELVTTNDIEKAVSGKDLVLMVVPSHCMRAVATQMKPFVSPGTILVSASKGIENKTHMIMTDILSEIIDFLPDHNFGVLSGPSFAKEVAAGVPTVVAAAALKNEVAEFIQNVFSTPNFRVYVNHDIVGTQIGGAMKNVIAIAAGACDGMNMGLNPRAALITRGLTEMNRLGTRLGADPLTLSGLAGVGDLFLTCTGFLSRNYTVGKQIGQGKCLDDIISEMRMVAEGVKTTRSVYNMSKKLNVDLPICAEVYSVLFENSPVERTVERLMGRSLKHELAGVI
- a CDS encoding Fur family transcriptional regulator, which translates into the protein MKSQKTRFEIIIQKLRDNGHKITPQRIAIVKIIAKSIGHPSVEDIYDQIKIDFPTMSLATVYRNLVLIKSFGEVLELGFPDGSNRYDGNKPYPHPHVICLKCKKIVDPNLDSLDNLTKEVTKKTNFKILNHRLDFFGICSNCLSKKV
- a CDS encoding vWA domain-containing protein — protein: MKFDHPHILFFLWGLVPLAGLLVYGIFRHKKILARYAKASMFDHILPGFSHGPKWVKAVLALLATGFAVVALAGPLAGYRWEKTTQKGVDIMIALDCSRSMLAQDVSPTRLTRAKREIIDLTRLMHSDRAGLVAFSGAAVLQCPLTLDYNAFGIFLDALDPDYLPVGGTDLTAALDACYNGLDPSSTAGKVIILITDGEDTAGDEAALTNVVEKFAKEKIRIFAIGVGDPAGAPIPAKGGGFKKDSTGNIILSKVDETMLKKITAMTQGRYVRSVAGDMDLEQIYSGDILGTMERKELTQGRKKVWEKRFQWVLLPCVLLLLAETFFPQGSGWKHSVKGGRSLICLAIAMGLMAPGLARAGLWTSPVKQGIQAWDNKQFQQAKKHFIDAQLENPDDPRLYYNIGAAAYAAGEYDLAESNFAQAMNAKDRELKHNALYNLANTHYRKNQLDKAIEDYQNLLKEFPDDTQAKENLEVVKKKLEEKKQQQQDQQNKDRKDQENQNKDKPNKDQGDQNQKDQDHNQQNNQDQKGQSQEQNQGQDPKQDQKNQGDKNQQNKSEKNTQPQTDQAKTDQPQDQSAKDSQTQAAQAEKTEKGQKGQDNMQQAQSKMLENRLNRLEDKPGMALIPQTGVRDNDKDW
- a CDS encoding AAA family ATPase; translated protein: MEKAHLLVNRIRSEVGKTLVGQEKLVDGLLTGLLTGGHVLIEGVPGLAKTSAVKALAAAIQADFKRIQFTPDLLPADLTGTEIYRPKTTDFITRKGPLFNNIILADEINRAPSKVQSALLEAMEEKQVTIGDATYTLPAPFLVLATQNPIEQEGTYPLPEAQVDRFMLKVLVEYPSRAQELEILKKTSFAAVEEISPVVSCEDLAELKSLVDQVYMDEKLKEYIVSLIFATRNPESSKMQTGHYIEFGASPRATIFLAKAARVAAFLAGRAYVTPQDIKLAGPDVLRHRILLSFEAEAEEISTEQVVADLFDSVEVP
- a CDS encoding VWA domain-containing protein, coding for MFRFASPWFLLLLILPWIWLLIHTAKNTRRFSFKWIPKSSDHSLRVSSLTGTSRVPFSFAVLAARFMPLVKVLGLSLMIIALARPQAGERKINVETEGVNIVLALDLSGSMKALDFKHDGKIVTRLDAVKGVVSDFIMKREGDRIGLVVFGTHAFTQVPLTRDYNTIAFMLDHLKIGAAGPSTAIGDALGISLKRLEDIPAKSNIIILLTDGKSNAGELSWQEAAKISAQRKIKIHTIGVGSRGKVPFLVDGLFGKQYVYRQVDMDWDALDSIAKQTGGTFFKAKDTDSLASIYKMIDSMEKTKVKVDKWVDYKELYTLFLIPGLLLYLSCLCLGSTRLLELP
- a CDS encoding DUF58 domain-containing protein, with protein sequence MIPAHIIRKIKQIHIKSRKTVNTLMAGQYRSVFKGSGIEFEEVREYAPGDDVKSIDWNVSARTGKVFVKLFREERESIVMLLIDMSASLNFGTHSGSKLEKVAELASVLAFNAIKNNDKVGVIFFTDQVEKYIPPKKGSAHVWRVIKEIFTFAPEGVGTDIACVLDFMAKISKKRSFAFVISDYLSPEYEKSLRLLNRRHEVVGMRVFDDGAFHLPSAGIVRVKDFETGEETLMDAGSKKIRQWYTDQRQKIHTLTESVFSKSRVDLVDVTTADSVSDVLTRYFMLRESRR
- a CDS encoding flavodoxin, whose amino-acid sequence is MSNALIVYGSTTGNTESVADTISTDLSNANYTIKKINVSDVGVDILNEAFDLYLLGSSTWGEDEIEFQEDFAPFYENMNGDLNLSGKKFAVFGCGDSSYEHFCGAVDALEERLAKLGATLVCESLRIDGEPEESEINEWTQDVINAA